A stretch of Mustela nigripes isolate SB6536 chromosome 6, MUSNIG.SB6536, whole genome shotgun sequence DNA encodes these proteins:
- the LOC132020838 gene encoding COP9 signalosome complex subunit 8-like, translated as MNNARYLWKRIPPAIKSANSELGGIWSVGQRIWQRDFPGIYTTINTHQWSETVQPIMEALRDATRRRAFALVSQAYTSIIADDFAAFVGLPVEEAVKGILEQGWQADSTTRMVMPKKPVAGALDASFNRFIPLSEPAPVPPIPNEQQLARLTDYVAFLEN; from the coding sequence ATGAATAATGCAAGATATCTTTGGAAACGGATACCACCTGCTATAAAATCTGCCAATTCTGAACTTGGGGGAATTTGGTCAGTAGGACAAAGAATCTGGCAGAGAGATTTCCCTGGGATCTATACAACCATCAACACACACCAGTGGTCTGAGACGGTCCAGCCAATCATGGAAGCACTTAGAGACGCAACGAGGAGAAGAGCCTTCGCCCTGGTCTCACAAGCCTACACCTCCATCATCGCTGATGACTTCGCAGCCTTTGTCGGGCTCCCTGTGGAAGAGGCTGTGAAAGGTATATTAGAACAAGGATGGCAAGCCGACTCCACCACAAGAATGGTTATGCCCAAAAAGCCAGTTGCAGGGGCCCTGGATGCATCTTTTAACCGGTTTATTCCCTTATCAGAGCCTGCCCCAGTGCCCCCGATCCCCAACGAACAGCAGTTAGCCAGACTGACCGATTATGTGGCTTTCCTCGAAAACTGA